The following proteins come from a genomic window of Dreissena polymorpha isolate Duluth1 chromosome 1, UMN_Dpol_1.0, whole genome shotgun sequence:
- the LOC127863614 gene encoding piggyBac transposable element-derived protein 4-like: MLKIIFFVIDVVIILDYRMHVHIRKAFDEFNEQPGERLPDGFDVDTATPMDYFWLLFSLQLLQSIVGHTNGYFDLKMAQPDLPTDLRWQNTTEEEMRAFLAINILMEINQLPNAEMFWSSNPFINNAGITNTMKCNRFQKLVQYFHVADRSTEPGRGEPGYDKLFKVRPVMESVSRTFQDIYMLNKEVSIDEAMIAFTGRLSFRQYMPAKSIKRGIKMWMLCDARTAFLARFEVYLGRQNNQTEHGLGDNVVMRLVDHIYHSFRWLIFDNFFTVIPLMKELLEKGLYACGTVRVNRKGFPSQLKKPAEVRQRGDFKIMQMGDTNLTATVWKDTRLVHHLVTLRDPTVILPVQRRCGVNVLQLQSPHSVNVYNMYMGGVDLHDQYRAKNDVGSCSKNYWRYLFWFLLNCCIVNAFIMYKLTSRRRIGWKRFTHLDFGLELVRELAGVFCKRKGAAPEGRGRDGLVEQMNMGGWPCLVPTLRQDKGLQVPHLIPEAAEGDEVRVSYLRCPPVSGWLLRQISQSVMSNFTF; this comes from the exons atgttaaagattatttttttcgtaattgatgttgtaattatattggattataggatgcatgtgcacattagaaaagcg tttgaTGAGTTCAACGAGCAGCCGGGAGAACGCCTGCCAGATGGATTTGATGTAGACACAGCCACTCCCATGGATTACTTTTGGCTGCTGTTCTCTCTGCAGCTGCTTCAGTCCATTGTGGGGCATACGAATGGTTACTTCGATTTGAAGATGGCACAGCCGGACTTACCAACAGACCTTAGATGGCAGAACACAACTGAAGAAGAGATGAGGGCATTCCTGGCCATCAACATCCTGATGGAAATCAACCAGCTCCCCAATGCCGAGATGTTCTGGTCGTCCAATCCCTTCATCAACAATGCTGGAATCACCAACACAATGAAATGCAACAGGTTCCAGAAGCTGGTGCAGTACTTCCACGTTGCTGACCGGTCGACTGAGCCAGGAAGGGGAGAGCCAGGATACGACAAACTCTTCAAGGTGCGACCTGTCATGGAGAGCGTCAGCCGGACATTCCAGGACATCTACATGCTCAACAAGGAGGTCTCCATTGACGAGGCCATGATTGCGTTTACTGGCCGCCTCAGCTTTAGACAGTATATGCCCGCCAAGTCAATCAAGAGGGGAATCAAGATGTGGATGCTCTGCGATGCCAGGACAGCCTTCCTTGCTCGTTTTGAGGTATACCTGGGGCGACAGAATAACCAGACGGAACACGGACTTGGCGACAACGTTGTGATGAGGCTAGTGGACCACATCTACCACTCCTTCCGCTGGTTGATCTTCGACAACTTCTTCACAGTTATACCTCTCATGAAGGAACTCCTGGAGAAGGGCCTCTACGCCTGCGGGACTGTCAGGGTCAACAGGAAGGGATTCCCGAGCCAGTTGAAGAAACCAGCAGAGGTACGACAGCGCGGAGACTTCAAGATCATGCAGATGGGCGACACCAACCTGACTGCCACAGTATGGAAGGACACGCGACTTGTTCACCACTTGGTCACGTTGAGGGACCCTACCGTCATTTTACCTGTACAGCGACGATGTGGAGTCAACGTCCTGCAGCTACAGTCGCCACACAGTGTGAACGTCTACAACATGTATATGGGTGGTGTCGACCTGCATGATCAGTACCGCGCTAAGAATGACGTTGGGAGCTGTTCCAAGAACTACTGGCGATACCTCTTCTGGTTTCTTCTGAACTGTTGTATAGTGAATGCCTTCATCATGTACAAACTGACGTCCCGCAGGAGAATCGGCTGGAAGCGGTTTACCCACCTTGATTTCGGTCTGGAACTTGTCCGGGAACTGGCTGGAGTGTTCTGCAAAAGAAAAGGTGCAGCACCAGAAGGCAGAGGGAGAGATGGCTTGGTGGAGCAGATGAACATGGGGGGGTGGCCATGTCTTGTTCCGACTCTCCGACAAGACAAAGGCCTGCAAGTACCACACCTGATACCTGAAGCAGCGGAAGGAGATGAAGTTCGGGTGTCATACTTGCGGTGTCCACCTGTGTCAGGATGGTTGCTTCGCCAGATATCACAGTCTGTGATGAGTAATTTCACTTTTTAA
- the LOC127863446 gene encoding uncharacterized protein LOC127863446 isoform X2, whose amino-acid sequence MTPISELTNSQPTDLQGLSEELETVMGGIKSLQINQEASVQSLQRTYKEHGAVMIEQLHGNLNTNIDKCCNSSVGTSNKNLKEEMCWSVLSILNEFDNITVKELNKMKDEVISIKGSITSSIHKCTSLHNDLLQFLEIVQKIGDNKELCLIASIKCKHIIQQALTLLGKSGKVFKVQGKSEYNVRIPSDSGYKCYISGICVLPDGQVLVVDWENKNVKLLNQQYQVVSHWDVNAGPVDICLITPSEVAVTVNDHDSKIHEVQFITVNQGKLVPGRKFQLQHECRGITHQNGDLFVTSGQQLYKYTLNGKLICRLYQDRSANYTVDKCAVSPTGDRLYITGRYHDKLLTLAGDGTLLATYSDPALRGPLGLHVTPAGQVLVCGQWSNTVLQVGWEGKSKLATLATERHGVWYPESVCYSSTTSSIIVGLWEDNNILVFKVE is encoded by the exons ATGACCCCaatttcggagctgaccaactcCCAGCCCACAGACCTACAGGGACTGTCAGAGGAGCTGGAAACTGTCATGGGGGGAATCAAAAGCCTACAGATAAATCAGGAGGCCAGtgttcagtcattgcagagaacatacaaggaacatgGGGCAGTCATGATAGAACAATTGCatggcaatttaaatactaatATAGATAAGTGTTGTAATAGTTCTGTGGGTACatcaaacaaaaatttaaaagagGAAATGTGTTGGAGTGTTCTTTCTAtcttgaatgaatttgataatattactgtgaaggaactaaataagatgaaagatgaagttataagcataaaagggtcaattacaagttctattcataaatgcaccagtcttcacaatgacttgttgCAATTTCTTGAAatcgttcagaaaattggagataataaggagctctgccttatagccagcataaaatgtaagcatataatacagcaggcattgactctgcttggaaagtcaggcaaggtgttTAAGGTCCAGGGGAAGTCTGAgtacaatgtgagaataccaagtgattcaggcTATAAATGCTATATctcaggcatatgtgttcttcccGATGGACAGGTACTGGTTGTAGACTGGGAAAATAAGaatgtcaagctgctgaaccagcagtaccaggtggtgagtcactgggatgtgaaTGCTGGGCCAGTTGACATTTgtttgatcacacccagtgaggttgcagtgacTGTGAATGACCATGATAGCaagatacatgaggtccagtttatcactgtcaaccagggaaagcttgttcctggcaggaagtttcagttacaacatgaatgtagagGTATTACCCATCAAAAtggagacctttttgtcacctctggtcaacaactgtacaaatacacgctgaatggcaaactgatctgcagactcTACCAAGATAGATCAGCTAATTATACAG tagacaagtgtgctgtgagtcccacaggagacaggctgtacatcaccggCAGGTACCAtgacaagcttctcaccctggccggggatggcacactcctggctacatactcaGACCCAGCACTACGTGGCCCActtggtctacatgtgacccctgcaggccaggtgctggtctgtggacaATGGTccaacactgtactacaggtgggctgggaggggaAGAGTAAGCTGGCTACTCTGGCTACTGAGAGGCATGGAGTGTGGTACCCagagtcagtctgctacagcagcaccacatcatccatcattgtgggactgtGGGAGGacaacaacatcctggtgttcaaagtggaatag
- the LOC127863446 gene encoding uncharacterized protein LOC127863446 isoform X1, translated as MAASSQSSVDQGSNEVKDYICNTCEDQNTVGTTADFYCKQCEQFYCGNCIHLHGKLLAKHNSIGRVDIDKWPVSKKVVDFLQTCDVHKEHKIDQFCNLHKQLCCPQCVSDQHSKCSKMTPISELTNSQPTDLQGLSEELETVMGGIKSLQINQEASVQSLQRTYKEHGAVMIEQLHGNLNTNIDKCCNSSVGTSNKNLKEEMCWSVLSILNEFDNITVKELNKMKDEVISIKGSITSSIHKCTSLHNDLLQFLEIVQKIGDNKELCLIASIKCKHIIQQALTLLGKSGKVFKVQGKSEYNVRIPSDSGYKCYISGICVLPDGQVLVVDWENKNVKLLNQQYQVVSHWDVNAGPVDICLITPSEVAVTVNDHDSKIHEVQFITVNQGKLVPGRKFQLQHECRGITHQNGDLFVTSGQQLYKYTLNGKLICRLYQDRSANYTVDKCAVSPTGDRLYITGRYHDKLLTLAGDGTLLATYSDPALRGPLGLHVTPAGQVLVCGQWSNTVLQVGWEGKSKLATLATERHGVWYPESVCYSSTTSSIIVGLWEDNNILVFKVE; from the exons ATGGCAGCAAGTTCTCAGTCTTCAGTTGATCAGGGTTCTAATGAAGTGAAGGACTATATTTGTAATACCTGTGAAGACCAGAATACTGTTGGGACCACTGCTGACTTCTATTGTAAACAGTGTGAACAATTTTATTGTGGAAACTGTATTCATCTGCATGGTAAATTGCTTGCAAAACATAATTCTATTGGAAGAGTTGATATAGATAAATGGCCGGTTTCAAAAAAGGTGGTGGATTTTCTACAAACTTGTGATGTTCATAAGGAACATAAAATTGACCAATTCTGCAACCTGCACAAACAGCTGTGCTGCCCTCAGTGTGTATCTGATCAACACAG caaGTGCAGTAAAATGACCCCaatttcggagctgaccaactcCCAGCCCACAGACCTACAGGGACTGTCAGAGGAGCTGGAAACTGTCATGGGGGGAATCAAAAGCCTACAGATAAATCAGGAGGCCAGtgttcagtcattgcagagaacatacaaggaacatgGGGCAGTCATGATAGAACAATTGCatggcaatttaaatactaatATAGATAAGTGTTGTAATAGTTCTGTGGGTACatcaaacaaaaatttaaaagagGAAATGTGTTGGAGTGTTCTTTCTAtcttgaatgaatttgataatattactgtgaaggaactaaataagatgaaagatgaagttataagcataaaagggtcaattacaagttctattcataaatgcaccagtcttcacaatgacttgttgCAATTTCTTGAAatcgttcagaaaattggagataataaggagctctgccttatagccagcataaaatgtaagcatataatacagcaggcattgactctgcttggaaagtcaggcaaggtgttTAAGGTCCAGGGGAAGTCTGAgtacaatgtgagaataccaagtgattcaggcTATAAATGCTATATctcaggcatatgtgttcttcccGATGGACAGGTACTGGTTGTAGACTGGGAAAATAAGaatgtcaagctgctgaaccagcagtaccaggtggtgagtcactgggatgtgaaTGCTGGGCCAGTTGACATTTgtttgatcacacccagtgaggttgcagtgacTGTGAATGACCATGATAGCaagatacatgaggtccagtttatcactgtcaaccagggaaagcttgttcctggcaggaagtttcagttacaacatgaatgtagagGTATTACCCATCAAAAtggagacctttttgtcacctctggtcaacaactgtacaaatacacgctgaatggcaaactgatctgcagactcTACCAAGATAGATCAGCTAATTATACAG tagacaagtgtgctgtgagtcccacaggagacaggctgtacatcaccggCAGGTACCAtgacaagcttctcaccctggccggggatggcacactcctggctacatactcaGACCCAGCACTACGTGGCCCActtggtctacatgtgacccctgcaggccaggtgctggtctgtggacaATGGTccaacactgtactacaggtgggctgggaggggaAGAGTAAGCTGGCTACTCTGGCTACTGAGAGGCATGGAGTGTGGTACCCagagtcagtctgctacagcagcaccacatcatccatcattgtgggactgtGGGAGGacaacaacatcctggtgttcaaagtggaatag
- the LOC127863618 gene encoding zinc finger protein 862-like yields the protein MSFRTYSTICVLEEAKGLDVGVNYRNDKAVASFTKAFATVVQRTTVEKLKNTQFCSFTIDGSTDFTGDDLENIYIRTVHSGRVEDTFLHIGCAESGSSKNIHEHVKEVFAKLHITDEMQSKLVGFTADGAANMQGHKTGLATLLKAEWPHLVATHCLAHRLELAFKDAVKLTNINMYENSMTLLIGLYYLYHKSPKQKKALQRAFVMMDFKASIMPTRIGWTRWLPHLDRSLSAFVKGYRVLVYQLQTSSHDNAKAEGFAKLATDGFLILYLLQLKAVVSMLMRLSKYLQKQEVSLADAYSRVAVTMKGLVTLKSGKMSTDTLNDLVAINLEAPSLAQFNPDDAIMEWMTSSTGRRLGYSRKRKVPEDESQVTDMTAPGPSTSDEGEATSDMVSDKEDLQDCSDDEMNEEVVYHMLKSFD from the exons ATGAGTTTTAGAACATACAGTACCATATGTGTGTTAGAAGAGGCTAAGGGGTTGGATGTTGGTGTGAACTATCGTAATGACAAAGCTGTTGCTTCTTTTACAAAAGCTTTTGCAACTGTTGTGCAAAGAACAACTGTAGAAAAATTGAAGAATACACAGTTCTGTAGTTTCACAATTGATGGTTCAACTGATTTCACGGGAGATGATCTTGAAAACATCTACATTCGAACTGTTCACTCCGGACGTGTTGAGGACACGTTCTTGCACATAGGTTGTGCTGAATCTGGCTCCAGCAAAAACATACATGAGCATGTCAAGGAAGTGTTTGCAAAACTTCACATTACAGATGAAATGCAGTCAAAACTCGTCGGTTTCACTGCAGATGGAGCAGCAAATATGCAGG gTCACAAGACTGGACTTGCAACACTGTTGAAAGCAGAATGGCCACACCTAGTAGCTACACACTGTCTAGCGCACAGACTCGAACTGGCATTCAAAGATGCCGTAAAACTgacaaacataaacatgtatgaaAACAGTATGACTCTACTTATTGGACtgtattatttgtaccacaagtCCCCTAAACAGAAGAAAGCGCTTCAGCGAGCATTCGTCATGATGGACTTCAAGGCATCTATAATGCCTACACGCATCGGTTGGACCAGATGGTTGCCACACTTGGACCGTTCACTGTCAGCCTTCGTTAAAGGCTACAGAGTGCTAGTGTACCAGCTACAGACGTCATCCCATGACAATGCCAAGGCAGAGGGGTTTGCCAAGCTGGCTACAGATGGCTTTTTGATCCTTTACTTGCTACAGCTCAAG gCTGTGGTTTCAATGTTGATGAGACTGTCAAAGTATCTACAGAAGCAGGAGGTTTCCTTGGCTGATGCTTACTCTAGGGTAGCTGTAACCATGAAAGGCCTTGTGACCTTGAAGTC GGGAAAGATGAGCACTGATACATTAAATGATTTGGTCGCCATCAACCTTGAGGCCCCCAGCTTGGCCCAATTCAACCCAGATGATGCCATAATGGAGTGGATG ACAAGCAGCACTGGTAGACGTTTGGGGTATTCTCGAAAGAGGAAGGTACCAGAGGATGAGTCACAGGTCACAGACATGACAGCACCAGGTCCATCAAccagtgatgaaggagaagctacttct gatatggtttctgacaaagaggatctccaggattgcagtgatgatgagatgaacgaagaagtcgtttatcacatgttaaagagTTTTGATTAA